One window from the genome of Erwinia sorbitola encodes:
- a CDS encoding inositol monophosphatase family protein, whose amino-acid sequence MSEDISRRLALAEQAAREAGAKALEYFNHRDQLVIETKRDAQDVVSIADREVELLINGQIARAFPDDGFLGEEFGLQAGSSGFTWVVDPIDGTSPFVNGMPNWCVSIAVIHQGEPVIGVIMAPCQQECFVSARGQGATLNGKPLHVDPSRTMQNHVTGFGANSYVTPERVGEIAAGITAVGGNFFRNGSGAMMLAWVAAGRLVGYYEPYMHAWDCLAGYCLVNEAGGWTHAFNTDGEALLRGAPVLAVAPGAKADLLKIARL is encoded by the coding sequence TCGCGAAGCCGGAGCCAAAGCGCTGGAATACTTTAATCACCGTGACCAGCTGGTGATTGAAACTAAACGCGATGCACAGGACGTGGTATCCATTGCCGACCGCGAAGTGGAGCTGCTGATTAACGGGCAGATTGCACGGGCGTTCCCGGATGATGGTTTTCTTGGAGAAGAGTTCGGTTTACAGGCTGGCAGCTCAGGTTTTACCTGGGTAGTGGATCCGATAGACGGCACCAGTCCGTTTGTGAACGGTATGCCGAACTGGTGTGTGTCGATCGCCGTTATTCATCAGGGCGAACCGGTGATTGGGGTCATTATGGCCCCGTGCCAGCAGGAGTGTTTTGTTTCCGCACGCGGCCAGGGAGCCACGCTTAACGGCAAACCGCTGCATGTTGATCCATCACGAACCATGCAGAACCACGTTACCGGCTTTGGAGCCAACAGCTATGTCACTCCGGAACGCGTAGGTGAAATCGCTGCCGGGATCACCGCCGTGGGCGGTAACTTCTTCCGTAATGGTTCCGGGGCGATGATGCTCGCCTGGGTCGCCGCTGGGCGGCTGGTGGGCTATTACGAACCTTATATGCACGCCTGGGACTGCCTGGCAGGCTACTGCCTGGTCAACGAGGCCGGCGGCTGGACGCATGCATTCAATACTGACGGCGAAGCTCTGCTGCGCGGTGCGCCCGTGCTGGCGGTGGCACCGGGTGCCAAAGCCGACCTGCTGAAAATTGCCAGGCTGTAG